In Thermococcus camini, a genomic segment contains:
- a CDS encoding DHH family phosphoesterase, whose amino-acid sequence MNLIVHHWDTDGITSAALLIRALKMEGFTNMTAPIGEFRFDGRIWEAIERAERLYVLDFNVPGEVEKVKIPTLFIDHHTQPRIGNSLVEQVNPSLEGEYWPANSFVVSEHFGIWNAWSALGVVGDVGEKAFELERVRKLLESEGISRKEALRLVELIDSNYIAMDREAVEGAVKVLLNYPVMELLEYEPWVKKAEAIKEAIEGAVSNAEERNGFAIVHFESPFNIISKVARKLVWELGYRGAVAINGNFHGKAQLYFRISGEEAGRINMAEVIERIKSLGTNAGGKREVLGCVCERDKIEDALKIVEEYLR is encoded by the coding sequence GTGAACCTAATCGTCCACCACTGGGACACCGATGGGATAACCTCGGCGGCGCTTCTCATAAGGGCACTGAAGATGGAAGGGTTCACCAACATGACGGCACCGATAGGTGAGTTCCGCTTCGACGGGAGGATATGGGAGGCCATTGAGAGGGCCGAAAGACTCTACGTACTGGATTTCAACGTCCCGGGCGAGGTCGAGAAGGTTAAGATCCCGACCCTCTTCATCGACCACCACACCCAGCCGAGAATCGGGAATTCGCTCGTCGAGCAGGTAAACCCTTCGCTGGAAGGGGAGTACTGGCCGGCTAACTCCTTCGTCGTCTCGGAGCACTTCGGAATATGGAACGCCTGGAGCGCCCTCGGCGTCGTTGGGGATGTGGGCGAGAAGGCCTTCGAGCTGGAGAGGGTCAGAAAGCTCCTGGAAAGTGAGGGAATCTCGCGGAAAGAGGCTTTAAGGCTCGTCGAGCTCATCGACTCCAACTATATCGCCATGGACCGGGAGGCGGTTGAGGGAGCTGTTAAAGTGCTTTTGAACTATCCCGTTATGGAGCTCCTCGAATACGAGCCGTGGGTGAAGAAGGCGGAAGCCATAAAGGAGGCCATCGAGGGGGCGGTTTCAAACGCCGAGGAGCGGAACGGCTTCGCCATTGTTCACTTCGAGAGCCCCTTCAACATTATCTCAAAGGTTGCCAGAAAGCTCGTCTGGGAGCTCGGTTACAGGGGCGCAGTAGCTATCAACGGGAACTTCCACGGAAAGGCACAGCTTTACTTCAGGATTTCCGGCGAGGAAGCGGGGAGGATAAACATGGCCGAGGTCATCGAACGCATTAAATCCCTCGGAACCAACGCCGGCGGCAAGAGGGAAGTCCTCGGCTGCGTCTGCGAGAGGGATAAAATCGAAGACGCACTCAAGATCGTTGAAGAATACCTGAGGTGA
- a CDS encoding sulfite exporter TauE/SafE family protein, which produces MNPPTFVGLGLLVGFLVGLTGVGGGALMTPSLIFLGVEPLTAVGTDLLYATVTRVFGVFFHGRKGRIRYDIATRLFAGSVPAIVLGRIILREMDRNTLNDHLTVLLGAILVVSAVLSLLKGEFRVPVRPRWAYVYLLGFIVGLTVQFTSVGAGVIVSFALMNVAKLNPRDVVGVTITYGLALSAFSFINYAGMGSADYQLAGALILGAIPGVYLGTHVNQRADREKLKRAMNVIILLIGLFTLLGG; this is translated from the coding sequence TTGAATCCGCCGACCTTCGTAGGACTGGGCCTCCTCGTCGGCTTTCTCGTGGGCCTCACGGGGGTCGGCGGCGGGGCTTTAATGACCCCTTCCCTAATCTTCCTCGGTGTTGAACCCCTAACCGCCGTCGGAACAGACCTGCTCTACGCCACCGTCACTAGGGTCTTCGGCGTTTTCTTCCACGGAAGAAAGGGCAGGATAAGGTATGACATAGCAACGAGGCTCTTCGCCGGTAGCGTTCCTGCGATAGTTCTCGGCAGGATAATCCTCAGGGAGATGGACCGGAACACCCTCAACGACCACCTTACCGTGCTCTTGGGGGCAATACTCGTTGTCAGCGCGGTTCTAAGCCTTCTCAAGGGCGAATTCCGCGTTCCGGTGAGGCCAAGGTGGGCCTACGTTTACCTCCTCGGCTTCATAGTTGGGCTGACCGTTCAGTTCACCTCCGTCGGTGCAGGGGTCATCGTCAGCTTCGCCCTCATGAACGTCGCCAAGCTCAACCCGAGGGACGTCGTTGGGGTGACGATAACCTACGGCCTGGCTCTGTCGGCGTTCAGCTTCATAAACTACGCGGGCATGGGCAGTGCGGACTACCAGCTGGCGGGGGCCCTTATCCTGGGAGCCATCCCAGGGGTGTATCTCGGCACCCACGTCAACCAAAGGGCGGACAGGGAGAAGCTTAAAAGGGCCATGAACGTGATAATCCTGCTGATTGGACTGTTCACACTGCTAGGCGGGTGA
- a CDS encoding flippase, protein MKGLGDTGNALHKVARGMGIVLAGTIASMFLTFLSRAIIARHFDRYQYGSFTLTMTVLSIAMTVALLGLQSGLPREISHHLRERKGKIPVLVSTGLTMALVASMVMTAATVLLAPYIAPLLNDRYLDTTLPLAAPALPFMVLTMLLIAVSRGHGRVRENLYYRNLLPPLLFLIILTAGLLAGAGYTFIFIAYVTAQVLSSALLVRESLRLGLLPRRLYLSRELARELFLFSLPLMLTGILDYVMGWTDSLMLGYYFDPDTVGLYNGAAPIARLLPLFLNSMGFLYMPIATAFFTGGDIDGLRKLYRTTTRWVFILTFPVFFFVFVFPESAINLFFGSKYTDAATALRILSAGFMFHVMMGLNGMSLISVGEPSANLTGNLFASAANVALNIVLIPIYGIEGAAVATSVSYVTANLYRTWWLHRKTGIHPFGGNYLKTLLPGLGLVGVTALLGINGGLLIAVAVTLVVYAGYAILILLLRTAEKEDIELLDAIEARTGVSLGPVKRLLSRFLSDE, encoded by the coding sequence GTGAAGGGGTTGGGCGATACGGGAAACGCGCTCCATAAAGTCGCCAGGGGTATGGGGATAGTCCTCGCCGGGACCATAGCCTCGATGTTCCTGACGTTTCTAAGCAGGGCCATCATAGCGAGGCACTTCGATAGGTATCAGTACGGCTCCTTCACCCTGACGATGACGGTACTCAGCATAGCTATGACTGTGGCTCTCCTCGGCCTCCAGAGCGGCCTCCCCAGGGAGATATCTCACCACCTGAGGGAGAGAAAGGGCAAGATTCCGGTTCTCGTTTCCACGGGGCTCACTATGGCTCTGGTCGCCTCGATGGTGATGACGGCCGCGACGGTTCTCCTGGCGCCTTACATCGCCCCCCTCCTGAACGATAGGTACCTAGATACGACCCTCCCCCTGGCGGCCCCCGCACTCCCTTTCATGGTGCTCACGATGCTCCTCATCGCCGTTTCGAGGGGGCACGGCAGGGTGAGGGAGAACCTCTATTACAGAAACCTCCTGCCGCCCCTGCTGTTTTTGATAATCCTCACGGCGGGACTGCTGGCCGGGGCGGGCTACACCTTCATCTTCATCGCATACGTGACGGCCCAGGTGCTCTCCTCGGCCCTTCTCGTCCGCGAGTCCCTTCGTCTCGGCCTGCTCCCGAGGAGGCTCTACCTGAGCAGGGAGCTCGCAAGGGAACTGTTCCTGTTCTCCCTCCCACTAATGCTCACCGGAATCCTCGATTACGTGATGGGCTGGACGGATTCTCTGATGCTCGGCTACTACTTCGATCCCGACACAGTTGGCCTCTACAACGGCGCGGCGCCGATAGCGAGGCTTTTACCGCTGTTCCTAAACTCGATGGGCTTCCTCTACATGCCCATAGCAACGGCCTTCTTCACCGGTGGTGACATCGATGGGCTTAGGAAGCTGTACCGCACAACCACCAGGTGGGTCTTCATTCTCACGTTCCCAGTGTTCTTCTTCGTCTTTGTCTTTCCCGAGAGCGCCATCAACCTGTTCTTCGGATCCAAGTACACAGATGCCGCCACCGCCCTCAGGATACTCTCGGCAGGCTTCATGTTCCACGTGATGATGGGCCTCAACGGAATGAGCCTAATATCCGTTGGCGAGCCCTCCGCCAACCTGACCGGTAACCTCTTCGCATCGGCCGCCAACGTGGCCCTAAACATCGTCCTCATACCCATCTACGGCATAGAGGGTGCAGCGGTGGCGACTTCCGTGTCGTACGTCACCGCCAACCTGTACAGAACCTGGTGGCTCCACAGGAAGACGGGGATACATCCGTTTGGAGGAAATTACCTCAAAACACTCCTTCCAGGTCTCGGGTTGGTAGGGGTGACCGCACTCCTGGGGATTAACGGGGGCCTTCTTATCGCAGTGGCAGTGACCCTCGTCGTTTATGCGGGCTATGCCATCCTGATACTCCTGCTTAGAACGGCCGAAAAGGAGGACATCGAGCTTCTCGATGCCATTGAAGCCAGGACGGGGGTAAGCCTTGGACCGGTCAAGAGACTCCTCTCCCGCTTCCTTTCAGATGAGTGA
- a CDS encoding sulfotransferase, with translation MGPLSFLASRINYALDLITARLHDFRIEDTIVISGTPRSGSTWLMELLESLPEYKSVFEPFHPSWYPEFRKLGIPYDPYVPTSEDYPKLRAYLEKVFTGRVGAQFPHRQYLRLGTITRRFKASKLIVKFVRANTMLPWIANTFNLRATYFIIRHPCATIASQIATGYYSRITPEQLANEVRKVEGLEELAGRVADLNTEIGRLAAVWAFENYVSLASKEKAWYTVVYERLVSEPEEELPALFAHVGEEVPGAAWERVGRPSMVTRRSYGKEYIGTPKQLLKWREKLSERQVKEILEVASWFGLDFYTTEPEPDYDALARWGVAVG, from the coding sequence ATGGGACCGCTCTCGTTCCTTGCTTCTAGAATCAATTATGCCCTTGATTTAATCACCGCACGCCTACACGATTTTAGAATCGAGGACACCATAGTAATCTCTGGAACTCCCCGTTCTGGCTCCACGTGGCTCATGGAGCTTCTGGAGTCCCTTCCAGAATACAAATCCGTCTTCGAGCCATTTCACCCCTCATGGTATCCCGAGTTCAGGAAGCTTGGCATACCCTACGACCCCTACGTTCCCACATCGGAGGATTACCCGAAGCTGAGGGCATATTTGGAGAAGGTTTTTACCGGTCGGGTGGGAGCCCAATTCCCCCACAGGCAGTATCTTAGATTGGGGACCATAACCCGCCGTTTCAAGGCATCCAAGCTCATTGTTAAGTTTGTCAGGGCAAACACAATGCTTCCATGGATAGCAAACACGTTCAATCTGCGGGCTACCTACTTCATAATCCGCCACCCCTGCGCCACCATAGCGTCCCAGATTGCAACGGGCTACTATTCAAGGATAACCCCGGAACAGCTGGCCAATGAGGTGCGCAAGGTGGAGGGCCTGGAGGAACTGGCCGGGCGCGTTGCCGACTTGAACACTGAGATAGGCCGCCTCGCCGCGGTTTGGGCCTTTGAGAACTACGTTTCCCTTGCATCGAAGGAGAAGGCCTGGTACACCGTGGTCTACGAGAGGCTCGTGAGCGAGCCCGAGGAGGAACTCCCGGCCCTCTTTGCCCACGTCGGGGAAGAGGTTCCCGGGGCGGCCTGGGAGCGGGTCGGCAGGCCAAGCATGGTCACGAGGAGGAGCTACGGAAAGGAGTACATAGGAACCCCCAAACAGCTCCTCAAGTGGCGCGAGAAGCTGAGCGAGAGACAGGTTAAGGAGATACTCGAGGTGGCCTCGTGGTTCGGCCTGGACTTCTACACCACCGAGCCTGAACCGGATTACGACGCGCTGGCTAGGTGGGGCGTGGCCGTTGGATAA
- a CDS encoding alkaline phosphatase family protein, translating into MEFERKVKEGMERTKKVLVIGLDSAPPELLFNRFIDDMPNVKKLLEKSVYGPMQTGIPAITIPMWMVMVTGKTPGELGLYGFRHRTGYSYTDYWIAHSRKVREKTLWDYLGERGKKSIIVGVPPTYPPKPINGHLVSCFITPDASVDYTYPKELKDEIERLVGEYIFDVPFRREAKDEVKEGIWEMTEKRFEVIRYLIQEKEWDYFHFVEIGLDRLHHAFWRYFDENHHLYPGKGNRYENVIPDYYRLLDREIGETLKLIDLDETAVFIVSDHGIKAMHGNFAVNQWLAEEGLLKVKNPEVLHDGKVKRFESLEVDWKETTAWGWGGYYSRVFLNVLGREKEGKIPLSRFEKVRDEVAEQIKSIRGPNGERWDTKVFYPEDIYPVTKGSKPDIMVYFDNLNWRAAGTVGHPSNYLPENDTGPDDANHSEFGVFSMYLPGFDESRATQLTIYDFAPTMLRLFGVEEPLASMHGRSIL; encoded by the coding sequence ATGGAGTTTGAAAGGAAAGTTAAGGAGGGAATGGAGCGGACGAAGAAAGTCCTCGTCATAGGCCTCGACTCCGCCCCGCCGGAGCTGCTGTTCAACCGCTTCATCGACGACATGCCCAACGTGAAGAAGCTCCTCGAAAAATCCGTCTACGGTCCGATGCAGACCGGCATTCCGGCGATAACCATCCCCATGTGGATGGTGATGGTTACTGGAAAAACGCCGGGTGAGCTCGGCCTCTACGGCTTCAGGCACAGGACCGGCTATTCCTACACCGACTACTGGATAGCCCACAGCAGGAAGGTGAGAGAAAAGACGCTCTGGGACTACCTCGGCGAGCGCGGAAAGAAGTCGATAATAGTGGGCGTTCCTCCGACATACCCGCCGAAGCCGATCAACGGCCACCTCGTGAGCTGCTTCATAACGCCAGATGCAAGCGTGGACTACACGTACCCGAAGGAGCTGAAGGACGAGATTGAGAGGCTTGTTGGGGAGTACATCTTCGACGTCCCATTCAGGAGAGAAGCCAAGGACGAGGTCAAGGAAGGCATCTGGGAGATGACGGAGAAGAGGTTCGAGGTAATACGCTACCTCATCCAGGAGAAGGAGTGGGACTACTTCCACTTCGTTGAGATTGGCCTCGACAGGCTCCACCATGCATTCTGGCGCTACTTTGATGAAAACCACCACCTCTACCCGGGTAAGGGGAACAGGTACGAGAACGTCATCCCTGACTACTACAGACTCCTTGACAGGGAGATAGGAGAGACCCTCAAGCTCATAGACCTCGACGAGACCGCTGTCTTCATCGTCTCCGACCACGGGATAAAGGCCATGCACGGCAACTTCGCGGTCAACCAGTGGCTGGCCGAGGAGGGCCTGCTGAAGGTGAAGAACCCCGAGGTTCTCCACGACGGAAAGGTCAAGCGCTTTGAGAGCCTTGAGGTCGACTGGAAGGAAACCACCGCCTGGGGCTGGGGCGGCTACTACTCAAGGGTCTTCCTCAACGTCCTCGGCAGGGAGAAGGAAGGAAAGATACCGCTGTCCAGGTTCGAGAAGGTAAGGGACGAGGTTGCCGAGCAGATAAAGTCAATACGCGGCCCGAACGGCGAGAGGTGGGACACGAAGGTGTTCTACCCCGAGGACATCTACCCGGTGACAAAGGGAAGCAAGCCGGACATAATGGTCTACTTCGACAACCTCAACTGGCGCGCGGCGGGAACCGTCGGCCACCCGAGCAACTACCTGCCCGAGAACGACACCGGGCCGGACGATGCGAACCACTCCGAGTTCGGAGTGTTCTCGATGTATCTGCCCGGCTTTGACGAGAGCAGGGCAACGCAGCTGACCATCTATGACTTTGCCCCAACCATGCTCAGACTCTTCGGGGTAGAGGAGCCTCTCGCCAGTATGCACGGGAGGAGTATCCTCTGA
- the cysC gene encoding adenylyl-sulfate kinase yields MNELKNLEKGFTIWLTGPSGAGKTTLAVKLARKLREMGYRVEILDGDTIRKTLYPNLGFSKEAREMHNRVVIHMAKLLSRNGVIAIVSLISPYRAVREYARKEIGNFMEVYVYAPLEVRIQRDPKGLYAKALRGEIKGLTGYDGIYEEPENPEVKVDSSKMTPEEEVEAVIEKARELGYLP; encoded by the coding sequence ATGAACGAGCTGAAGAACCTTGAAAAAGGATTCACCATCTGGCTCACGGGGCCGAGCGGTGCTGGAAAGACGACTCTGGCTGTAAAGCTCGCGAGGAAGCTCAGGGAGATGGGCTACCGCGTTGAGATACTCGACGGGGACACGATAAGGAAAACCCTCTATCCGAACCTCGGATTTTCCAAGGAAGCCAGGGAGATGCACAACCGCGTTGTTATCCACATGGCCAAACTCCTCAGCAGGAACGGGGTAATAGCAATAGTCTCGCTGATCTCGCCCTACAGGGCCGTCAGGGAGTACGCGAGGAAGGAGATAGGAAACTTCATGGAGGTCTACGTCTACGCTCCCCTCGAGGTGAGGATCCAGCGCGACCCCAAGGGGCTTTACGCCAAAGCCCTTAGGGGAGAGATAAAGGGCCTGACCGGCTACGATGGAATTTACGAGGAGCCTGAAAATCCCGAGGTAAAGGTGGACAGCTCGAAGATGACGCCGGAGGAAGAGGTCGAGGCGGTAATAGAGAAGGCCAGGGAGCTTGGTTACCTACCGTGA